A single Musa acuminata AAA Group cultivar baxijiao chromosome BXJ2-1, Cavendish_Baxijiao_AAA, whole genome shotgun sequence DNA region contains:
- the LOC103994869 gene encoding polygalacturonase-like, producing MSEGKLLWLLTLTIFFHSLSLHGNSEGRLASPSNSCFVDDAEECDATIHGFNGSIVGFPGSLFRPLPSRGVFNVEDYGAKGDGTDDSQAFGEAWRAACNSSSSAVLLVPENNKYILKPVAFSGPCRAHMTVMIKGTLEASSNRSDWNVDNIRHWILFDGIRNLVVRGGGTVDGNGHVWWQHSCKRNTSLPCIDAPTALFFSSCKNLVVEDLVVKDSQQMHVAFRRCTNVKASKLTISAPESSPNTDGIHVSGTKSILIKDTIIETGDDCISIVSGSRRVIATRIVCGPGHGISIGSLGANNTRAHVSKVLVDKVILKGTTNGVRIKTWQGGHGYAKHIIFQNVFMHDVQNPIIINQNYCDSRIPCHEQNSAVAVSRVLYRNIKGTSASELAMEFDCSRSHPCRHIVLQEIELVGEGGGPAASLCRYFKWEEIGKIIPAPCA from the exons ATGAGCGAAGGAAAGCTTCTTTGGCTCCTCACTCTCACCATCTTCTTCCACAGCCTCTCTCTCCATGGCAATTCAGAAGGCAGACTTGCTTCTCCATCAAACTCTTGCTTCGTCGATGATGCTGAAGAGTGTGATGCCACTATACATGGCTTCAATGGATCGATCGTGGGGTTCCCTGGCTCACTCTTTAGACCTTTGCCTTCTCGCGGCGTCTTCAACGTGGAGGACTACGGCGCCAAAGGTGATGGAACGGATGACAGCCAG GCATTTGGAGAGGCCTGGAGAGCAGCTTGCAACTCCTCTTCCTCGGCTGTTCTGCTGGTGCCGGAGAACAACAAGTACATCCTAAAGCCAGTCGCCTTCTCCGGCCCCTGCAGAGCTCATATGACGGTCATG ATCAAGGGAACACTCGAAGCTTCTTCGAACCGATCGGACTGGAACGTAGACAACATCAGACACTGGATCCTGTTCGACGGCATTAGGAACCTTGTGGTACGAGGCGGCGGAACCGTCGACGGCAACGGACACGTTTGGTGGCAGCACTCCTGCAAGCGAAACACGTCTCTG cCTTGCATTGATGCGCCGACG GCCTTGTTCTTTAGTTCCTGCAAGAACTTGGTAGTCGAGGACCTCGTGGTGAAAGATAGCCAGCAAATGCATGTTGCGTTCCGGAGATGCACCAACGTGAAAGCTTCCAAGCTGACCATCTCCGCCCCTGAATCCAGTCCTAACACCGATGGAATTCATGTCAGTGGCACCAAAAGCATCCTCATAAAAGATACCATCATCGAAACAG GGGATGACTGCATATCGATCGTATCGGGGTCGCGAAGAGTGATCGCGACGAGAATAGTGTGTGGACCAGGCCATGGAATCAG CATTGGTAGTTTGGGAGCTAACAACACCAGGGCACACGTATCCAAGGTGTTGGTGGACAAGGTCATATTGAAGGGCACCACAAATGGTGTCAGGATCAAGACATGGCAg GGAGGGCATGGTTATGCCAAGCACATCATCTTCCAGAATGTATTCATGCATGATGTCCAAAATCCTATAATCATCAACCAGAACTACTGTGACTCCAGAATTCCTTGCCATGAACAG AACTCGGCTGTGGCAGTGAGCCGTGTGCTTTATAGGAATATTAAAGGAACGAGTGCTTCGGAGTTGGCCATGGAATTCGACTGTAGCAGAAGTCATCCCTGTCGTCACATAGTGTTGCAGGAGATCGAGTTGGTGGGAGAAGGTGGAGGTCCTGCAGCAAGCTTATGTAGGTATTTCAAGTGGGAAGAGATTGGGAAGATCATTCCTGCTCCATGTGCCTGA
- the LOC103990209 gene encoding small ribosomal subunit protein uS5y/uS5u/uS5v produces the protein MAERGAGDRAGFGRGFGRGFGRGRGDRGRGDRGRGGRRGGRRDEEEKWVPVTKLGRLVKESKITSLEQIYLHSLPVKEHQIIDTLLGGRLKDEVMKIMPVQKQTRAGQRTRFKAFVVVGDTDGHVGLGVKCAKEVATAIRGAIILAKLSVIPVRRGYWGNKIGKPHTVPCKVTGKCGSVTVRMVPAPRGAGIVAARVPKKVLQFAGIEDVFTSSRGSTKTLGNFVKATFECLMKTYGFLTPDFWMETRFSKSPFQEYTDLLAKPTKAILIENTES, from the exons ATGGCGGAGCGCGGGGCCGGAGATCGTGCCGGCTTCGGGCGCGGGTTCGGGCGCGGGTTCGGCCGCGGCCGGGGTGACCGGGGCCGAGGCGACCGCGGTCGCGGAGGGCGGCGCGGCGGCCGGCGCGACGAGGAGGAGAAGTGGGTGCCCGTCACCAAGCTCGGTCGCCTCGTGAAGGAAAGCAAGATCACCAGCCTCGAGCAGATCTACCTCCATTCTCTCCCCGTCAAGGAGCACCAGATCATCGACACCCTCCTCGGCGGCCGCCTCAAGGACGAGGTCATGAAGATCATGCCCGTCCAGAAGCAGACCCGCGCCGGGCAGCGCACCCGCTTCAAGGCCTTCGTCGTCGTCGGCGACACCGACGGCCACGTCGGCCTCGGCGTCAAGTGCGCCAAGGAGGTCGCCACCGCCATCCGTGGCGCCATCATCCTGGCCAAGCTCTCGGTAATCCCCGTCAGGAGGGGGTACTGGGGGAACAAGATTGGGAAGCCCCACACTGTGCCCTGCAAGGTCACCGGCAAGTGCGGGTCGGTCACCGTCCGAATGGTACCGGCGCCGAGGGGTGCGGGGATCGTGGCCGCTCGTGTGCCAAAGAAGGTTCTCCAATTTGCTGGGATTGAGGACGTCTTCACCTCGTCTCGTGGTTCGACCAAGACTCTTGGAAACTTTGTCAAG GCCACCTTTGAGTGTCTCATGAAGACCTACGGATTCCTGACACCAGATTTCTGGATGGAGACTCGTTTCAGCAAATCTCCCTTCCAGGAGTACACGGACTTGCTTGCGAAGCCCACCAAAGCAATACTTATTGAAAACACAGAGAGCTGA